In Solanum lycopersicum chromosome 5, SLM_r2.1, the following are encoded in one genomic region:
- the LOC101268277 gene encoding lipid phosphate phosphatase 2-like, which yields MGWKDKIRTVFQGNTNEIELGCGHTIKSHGSSVARIHMHDWLILLLLVVIEVVLYVIGPFHRYVGKDMMTDLKYPMKDNTVPVWSVPLYAVVLPIIIFIFVYLRRRDIYDLHHSILGLLFAVLITAVITDAIKNGVGRPRPDFFWRCFPDGKDEYDQWGDVKCHGKASDIKEGHKSFPSGHTSWSFAGLGFLSLYLAGKIKAFDRRGHVAKLCIVLLPLLMASLVGVSRVDDYWHHWQDVFTGGMIGLFVATFCYLQFFPAPYHTEGWGPYAYFRAVEEVRSSRPHVHPTNGGLETEHPEVQLNQRTGTTPNPFEDVEYGRM from the exons atgggttggaaagacaAGATTAGAACTGTGTTTCAG GGTAATACAAATGAGATTGAGCTTGGATGTGGACATACTATTAAGTCTCATGGATCATCAGTTGCAAGAATTCACATGCATGACTGGCTTATATTACTACTGCTTGTAGTAATAGAGGTAGTCCTTTATGTCATTGGTCCATTTCACCGGTATGTTGGAAAGGATATGATGACTGATCTGAAATATCCCATGAAAGATAATACGGTCCCAGTGTGGTCTGTTCCC CTATATGCAGTTGTATTACCTATTATCATCTTTATTTTCGTTTATCTTCGGAGGAGGGACATCTATGATCTGCACCACAGCATTCTAG GCCTCTTATTTGCCGTTCTAATTACGGCAGTAATCACGGATGCCATCAAGAATGGAGTAGGCCGTCCCCGACCAGATTTTTTCTGGCGTTGCTTTCCTGATGGTAAAGAT GAGTATGATCAGTGGGGAGACGTAAAATGCCATGGTAAAGCAAGTGATATTAAGGAAGGACATAAGAGCTTCCCAAGCGGGCATACCTCAT GGTCATTTGCTGGTCTCGGGTTTCTATCGTTGTATTTAGCAGGGAAGATTAAAGCATTTGATCGCCGAGGGCATGTGGCAAAACTATGCATAGTTCTTCTTCCTCTCCTAATGGCATCTCTTGTTGGGGTCTCACGTGTGGATGACTACTGGCATCATTGGCAAGACGTGTTCACTGGAGGAATGATAG GCCTTTTCGTTGCTACATTCTGTTACCTGCAGTTCTTCCCTGCTCCATACCATACTGAAG GATGGGGACCATATGCATATTTCCGGGCTGTGGAGGAGGTTCGTAGTAGCAGACCACACGTCCACCCTACTAATGGAGGATTAGAGACGGAACATCCTGAGGTACAACTGAATCAGCGAACGGGTACAACTCCCAATCCATTTGAGGATGTGGAGTATGGCAGAATGTGA
- the LOC101268570 gene encoding lipid phosphate phosphatase 2 isoform X1 has translation MSWKNKIRAVFQQGNTHEIERGCGHTIKSHGLSVARIHIHDWLILLLLVVIAIVLNVIGPFHRFVGKDMMTDLKYPMKDNTVPAWSIPLYAVLLPIIIFVFIYLRRKDVYDLHHSILGILFAILITAVVTEAIKNGVGRPRPDFFWRCFPDGKDEYDRWGNVKCHGKESDIKEGHKSFPSGHTSASFAGLGFLSLYLAGKIKAFDRRGHIAKLCIVFLPLLMASLVGVSRVDDYWHHWQDVFAGGLIGLFVAAFCYLQFFPAPYHTEGWGPYAYFRAVEEVRVSRQHATPTNGGVEVEHSEVQLNQQSGTTTIAFEDVENGRI, from the exons ATGAGCTGGAAAAATAAGATTAGAGCTGTATTTCAG CAGGGTAATACACATGAGATTGAGCGCGGATGTGGACATACTATTAAGTCTCATGGTTTATCCGTTGCAAGAATTCACATCCACGACTGGCTTATATTGCTACTGCTTGTTGTTATAGCTATAGTTCTTAATGTCATCGGTCCATTTCATCGGTTTGTTGGGAAGGATATGATGACTGATCTGAAATATCCGATGAAAGATAATACAGTTCCAGCGTGGTCTATTCCT CTATATGCAGTGTTATTGCCTATTATAATCTTCGTTTTCATCTATCTTCGGAGGAAGGACGTTTATGATCTGCACCACAGCATTTTAG GTATTTTATTTGCCATACTAATTACAGCTGTAGTTACTGAAGCCATCAAGAATGGAGTAGGACGTCCTCGACCAGACTTTTTCTGGCGTTGCTTTCCTGATGGTAAAGAT GAGTATGATCGGTGGGGAAACGTGAAATGTCATGGTAAAGAAAGTGATATTAAGGAAGGACATAAGAGTTTCCCAAGCGGACATACAAGTG CATCATTTGCTGGTCTCGGGTTTCTATCATTGTATTTGGCTGGGAAGATTAAAGCATTTGATCGACGAGGGCATATAGCTAAACTATGCATAGTTTTTCTTCCTCTTCTAATGGCATCTCTTGTCGGGGTCTCACGTGTGGATGACTACTGGCATCATTGGCAAGACGTATTTGCTGGAGGACTGATAG GTCTTTTCGTTGCAGCGTTCTGTTATCTGCAGTTCTTCCCAGCTCCATACCATACTGAAG GATGGGGACCATATGCATATTTCCGGGCAGTGGAGGAGGTTCGTGTTAGCAGACAACACGCCACCCCTACCAACGGAGGAGTAGAGGTAGAACATTCCGAGGTACAACTGAATCAGCAATCTGGTACAACTACCATTGCTTTTGAGGATGTGGAGAATGGCAGAATATGA
- the LOC101268570 gene encoding putative lipid phosphate phosphatase 3, chloroplastic isoform X2, protein MSWKNKIRAVFQGNTHEIERGCGHTIKSHGLSVARIHIHDWLILLLLVVIAIVLNVIGPFHRFVGKDMMTDLKYPMKDNTVPAWSIPLYAVLLPIIIFVFIYLRRKDVYDLHHSILGILFAILITAVVTEAIKNGVGRPRPDFFWRCFPDGKDEYDRWGNVKCHGKESDIKEGHKSFPSGHTSASFAGLGFLSLYLAGKIKAFDRRGHIAKLCIVFLPLLMASLVGVSRVDDYWHHWQDVFAGGLIGLFVAAFCYLQFFPAPYHTEGWGPYAYFRAVEEVRVSRQHATPTNGGVEVEHSEVQLNQQSGTTTIAFEDVENGRI, encoded by the exons ATGAGCTGGAAAAATAAGATTAGAGCTGTATTTCAG GGTAATACACATGAGATTGAGCGCGGATGTGGACATACTATTAAGTCTCATGGTTTATCCGTTGCAAGAATTCACATCCACGACTGGCTTATATTGCTACTGCTTGTTGTTATAGCTATAGTTCTTAATGTCATCGGTCCATTTCATCGGTTTGTTGGGAAGGATATGATGACTGATCTGAAATATCCGATGAAAGATAATACAGTTCCAGCGTGGTCTATTCCT CTATATGCAGTGTTATTGCCTATTATAATCTTCGTTTTCATCTATCTTCGGAGGAAGGACGTTTATGATCTGCACCACAGCATTTTAG GTATTTTATTTGCCATACTAATTACAGCTGTAGTTACTGAAGCCATCAAGAATGGAGTAGGACGTCCTCGACCAGACTTTTTCTGGCGTTGCTTTCCTGATGGTAAAGAT GAGTATGATCGGTGGGGAAACGTGAAATGTCATGGTAAAGAAAGTGATATTAAGGAAGGACATAAGAGTTTCCCAAGCGGACATACAAGTG CATCATTTGCTGGTCTCGGGTTTCTATCATTGTATTTGGCTGGGAAGATTAAAGCATTTGATCGACGAGGGCATATAGCTAAACTATGCATAGTTTTTCTTCCTCTTCTAATGGCATCTCTTGTCGGGGTCTCACGTGTGGATGACTACTGGCATCATTGGCAAGACGTATTTGCTGGAGGACTGATAG GTCTTTTCGTTGCAGCGTTCTGTTATCTGCAGTTCTTCCCAGCTCCATACCATACTGAAG GATGGGGACCATATGCATATTTCCGGGCAGTGGAGGAGGTTCGTGTTAGCAGACAACACGCCACCCCTACCAACGGAGGAGTAGAGGTAGAACATTCCGAGGTACAACTGAATCAGCAATCTGGTACAACTACCATTGCTTTTGAGGATGTGGAGAATGGCAGAATATGA
- the LOC101268863 gene encoding protein PAL OF QUIRKY has product MDPPPFSGGPITAATAAVPPSGTINYADSADSSPGSRHTDSWDEQQQPSNTAATTTGGKLRLMCSYGGHIFPRPHDKTLCYVGGDTRIFVADRNSSLAELSARLSKTLLGGKPFCLKYQLQNEDLDSLISVTSDEDLENMIDEYDRMSSSSKITRLRLFLFPSKIDSWNPSIGMIRDSSVRSEDWFVNILNGANSTASTKVFSESSSVNCLLGLDDDLGNANIKEVEAQLEVKNGGNSVKGTIHDVQSVPDSPMVETTSSFGSGSSMPSLANLPPIRVHVEESQKGGGIEEQFAQMTVGVKQKNEEGGFLGLASPPAPAVVVTATVVSGVPVVEQMMQQQQQQVQQPQQLMSKPVIPSDLPSPDSVSSEGSGRQRHYFYQDPGVHFQSGSGRITGNSADLNMSDSMGRVQVKQQVQDGGGGYALPVQYEQHPQMLQPQQYVHAGQYIQHTPSGHVPMTSYYPMYPSQHQTHMQHPNLEHQYPVYFIPARPGQGYSLPLQQTNYTEPAQTVPPTRPQTPPTMANPASAYNPARNPPSSNPEMVAGTYRTSASAAPQLVQITPGQHQPQYVNYSQIHHPSQSIPPTSATTANYAYDFADPHAKMYYSQPLAPQLSAQYQTMTSAPAVSFAETSSQLSAENSKQQN; this is encoded by the exons ATGGACCCTCCACCGTTTTCCGGCGGACCAATCACGGCGGCGACGGCAGCTGTGCCACCGTCGGGAACCATCAATTATGCAGACTCGGCAGATTCTTCACCGGGATCCCGCCACACTGATTCCTGGGACGAGCAGCAGCAGCCGTCAAACACCGCCGCCACTACCACCGGCGGGAAACTGCGGTTAATGTGCAGCTATGGAGGACACATATTCCCTCGTCCTCACGACAAAACTCTTTGCTACGTCGGCGGTGACACCCGCATTTTCGTCGCCGATCGTAACAGCTCTTTGGCTGAGTTGTCTGCTCGGCTCTCTAAAACCCTTCTCGGAGGGAAACCCTTTTGCTTGAAGTATCAGCTTCAGAACGAGGACCTTGATTCACTTATCTCCGTTACCTCCGATGAGGATCTGGAAAACATGATCGATGAATACGATCGCATGAGTTCGTCTTCTAAAATTACTCGGCTTCGTTTGTTTCTGTTTCCGAGTAAAATTGATTCATGGAATCCTTCAATTGGTATGATTAGAGATAGTTCAGTGAGATCTGAAGATTGGTTTGTGAATATTTTAAATGGGGCAAATTCTACTGCTTCAACAAAGGTATTTTCTGAATCTTCTTCAGTGAATTGCCTTCTGGGTTTAGACGATGATTTAGGAAATGCGAATATTAAGGAAGTAGAAGCTCAATTAGAGGTAAAAAATGGTGGGAATAGTGTGAAAGGTACTATACATGATGTTCAATCGGTGCCGGATTCACCGATGGTTGAGACGACGTCGTCTTTTGGGTCGGGATCGTCTATGCCGTCGCTGGCGAATTTGCCGCCGATTAGGGTTCATGTTGAAGAGAGTCAAAAGGGAGGTGGAATTGAGGAGCAGTTTGCACAGATGACTGTTGGGGTTAAGCAGAAGAATGAGGAAGGGGGATTTTTGGGTTTAGCTTCACCGCCGGCGCCGGCTGTTGTAGTGACGGCGACTGTTGTTTCTGGTGTGCCGGTGGTTGAACAGATGAtgcaacaacagcagcaacagGTACAGCAGCCTCAGCAGTTGATGTCAAAGCCTGTTATTCCATCTGATTTGCCTTCCCCTGATTCAGTTTCAAG TGAGGGTAGTGGTAGGCAAAGACATTACTTTTATCAAGATCCAGGGGTTCATTTCCAGTCGGGGAGCGGTAGGATTACAGGTAATTCAGCTGATCTGAATATGAGTGATTCGATGGGAAGGGTTCAGGTGAAACAGCAAGTCCAGGATGGTGGTGGTGGATATGCATTGCCAGTACAATATGAGCAGCATCCACAAATGCTCCAACCCCAACAATATGTTCATGCTGGGCAGTATATTCAACATACACCTTCGGGGCATGTCCCTATGACGTCCTACTATCCTATGTACCCTTCACAGCACCAAACACATATGCAACACCCGAATCTTGAGCACCAGTATCCCGTTTATTTTATTCCTGCTAGACCAGGCCAAGGTTACAGTTTGCCATTGCAACAAACAAATTATACCGAGCCTGCTCAAACAGTCCCTCCTACTCGTCCCCAAACACCTCCTACTATGGCCAATCCGGCATCAGCTTATAATCCGGCTAGAAATCCTCCGTCATCTAATCCTGAAATGGTTGCTGGTACATACAGAACTTCAGCTTCAGCGGCTCCACAATTAGTTCAGATCACTCCAGGCCAGCATCAGCCACAATACGTGAACTACTCTCAGATTCATCATCCTTCTCAGTCAATTCCTCCTACTTCAGCCACCACCGCCAATTATGCTTATGATTTCGCTGATCCACATGCTAAGATGTACTATAGTCAGCCTCTTGCTCCCCAATTGTCTGCGCAATATCAAACCATGACATCCGCCCCTGCAGTAAGTTTCGCAGAAACTTCCTCTCAGCTCTCCGCGGAGAACTCAAAGCAGCAAAATTAG
- the LOC101267988 gene encoding lipid phosphate phosphatase 2 translates to MPEIQLGAHTFRNQGVEVARFHMHDWFILFVLVVIDIILNVIEPFHRFVGSDMMTDLSYPLKDNTIPFWAVPIIAIVLPLLVILVFYFIRKDVYDVHQAILGLLYSVLISSVLTDAIKDAVGRPRPDFFWRCFPDGKGVFDPITSNVKCTGLKSVIKEGHKSFPSGHSSWSFAGLGFLAWYLSGKIKVFDQRGHVAKLCLVFLPLLMAALVAVSRVDDYWHHWQDVFAGGLLGLTVASICYLQFFPPPYDIDGRMPHVHLQRLAEQRTGSQSTSNNPGRLTIRQPVADSMYVQSEHSIAVSEHSAHETRPIFDDDLENGRWRH, encoded by the exons ATGCCAGAGATTCAGTTGGGTGCCCATACGTTCAGAAATCAGGGAGTGGAAGTAGCAAGATTTCACATGCATGACTGGTTTATTCTCTTCGTACTTGTGGTGatagatataattttaaatgtgaTAGAACCATTTCACCGCTTTGTTGGATCTGACATGATGACAGATTTAAGTTACCCTTTGAAAGACAATACCATTCCCTTTTGGGCTGTTCCG ATTATTGCTATAGTCTTACCTTTGCTAGTCATACTTGTGTTTTACTTCATCAGGAAGGATGTTTACGATGTGCATCAAGCTATATTAG GATTGTTGTACTCTGTACTCATCAGCTCTGTTCTTACTGATGCAATAAAAGATGCCGTTGGTCGACCCCGTCCAGACTTCTTTTGGCGGTGTTTCCCTGATGGAAAAGGG GTGTTTGATCCGATCACAAGCAATGTCAAATGTACTGGCTTGAAAAGTGTTATCAAAGAAGGACATAAGAGTTTCCCAAGCGGACATAGTTCTT GGTCTTTTGCTGGTCTTGGCTTCCTCGCTTGGTACCTGTCAGGGAAAATCAAGGTGTTTGATCAAAGAGGCCATGTTGCTAAGCTCTGCCTTGTTTTCCTGCCCTTACTGATGGCGGCGTTAGTCGCAGTTTCCCGGGTTGATGATTACTGGCACCATTGGCAAGATGTATTTGCTGGAGGTCTCCTAG GACTGACTGTGGCTTCAATTTGTTACTTACAATTCTTTCCCCCACCATATGATATAGATG GTAGGATGCCCCATGTGCATTTACAAAGGCTGGCAGAACAGCGAACTGGTTCACAATCTACGTCGAATAATCCGGGCCGTCTTACTATTAGACAACCTGTAGCTGACAGTATGTATGTTCAATCTGAACATAGCATTGCCGTATCAGAACACAGTGCCCATGAGACCCGACCAATCTTTGATGACGACCTTGAAAATGGCAGATGGAGGCATTGA